One Deinococcus humi genomic window carries:
- a CDS encoding 2,3-bisphosphoglycerate-independent phosphoglycerate mutase has product MSDLLQTIRGLSKKTESKIVMVVLDGVGGLPLELNGETELATAKTPNLDALAAKSQLGQVELVGAGITPGSGPGHLSLFGYDPLHYVVGRGALSAVGIGVKLNKGDVAVRGNFATLGADRVVVDRRAGRPSNEKNAEVVARLRAAIPDIGGVPVEIYTESEHRFVMVFRAQGGEVLGANIGDVDPQATGVQPLTAQSHDEASTKTAGLVNAFVERAEAALKYDAQVNGVLFRGYSDVPHFPSFEDVYQLNAACIASYPMYKGLASLVGMNVLDVPGEEDALEGKVQVLRDNWDQYDFFFFHVKKTDSTSEDGDFQAKVKKIELFDALLPDILALNPDVLCIVGDHSTPSKLSSHSWHPVPVLIRSEHGRKDLTARYTEEEAQKGSLGLRRGPDLMPLLMANALKLNKYGA; this is encoded by the coding sequence ATGAGCGATTTACTTCAGACGATCCGTGGCCTGTCCAAGAAGACCGAGAGCAAGATCGTGATGGTGGTGCTGGACGGGGTGGGCGGCCTGCCCCTTGAACTGAACGGCGAGACCGAACTGGCGACCGCAAAAACGCCCAATCTGGACGCCCTGGCGGCGAAGTCGCAGCTGGGACAGGTTGAGCTGGTGGGCGCGGGGATCACCCCCGGCAGCGGCCCTGGCCACCTGAGCCTGTTCGGCTACGATCCGCTGCATTACGTGGTGGGCCGCGGGGCACTGAGCGCGGTGGGCATCGGCGTCAAGTTGAACAAGGGGGACGTGGCGGTGCGCGGCAACTTCGCCACCCTGGGCGCGGACCGGGTGGTGGTGGACCGCCGTGCGGGCCGCCCCAGCAACGAGAAGAACGCGGAAGTGGTGGCGCGGCTGAGGGCGGCCATCCCCGACATTGGCGGCGTACCCGTCGAGATCTACACCGAGTCCGAGCACCGTTTCGTGATGGTGTTCCGCGCGCAGGGGGGCGAGGTGCTGGGCGCGAACATTGGCGACGTGGACCCGCAGGCCACCGGGGTGCAGCCGCTCACCGCGCAATCGCACGACGAGGCCAGCACCAAAACGGCAGGGCTGGTCAACGCCTTCGTCGAGCGGGCCGAGGCAGCTCTGAAGTACGACGCGCAGGTCAATGGCGTGCTGTTCCGGGGCTACAGTGACGTGCCGCACTTCCCCAGCTTCGAGGACGTGTATCAGCTGAATGCCGCGTGCATCGCCTCCTATCCGATGTACAAGGGGCTCGCGAGTCTGGTGGGCATGAACGTGCTGGACGTTCCCGGTGAGGAGGATGCGCTGGAGGGCAAGGTGCAGGTGCTGCGCGACAACTGGGACCAGTACGATTTCTTCTTCTTCCACGTCAAGAAGACCGACAGCACCAGCGAGGACGGCGATTTTCAGGCCAAAGTCAAGAAGATTGAGCTGTTTGACGCCCTTCTCCCTGACATTCTGGCCTTAAATCCGGACGTGCTTTGCATTGTTGGCGACCACAGCACGCCCAGCAAGCTGTCGAGTCATTCCTGGCACCCCGTTCCTGTCTTGATCCGCAGCGAGCATGGCCGCAAGGACCTGACGGCCCGCTATACCGAAGAAGAGGCCCAGAAAGGCAGTCTGGGTTTGCGGCGTGGCCCCG
- a CDS encoding nitrilase-related carbon-nitrogen hydrolase, translated as MPASTQLRQFRAVAVQPKWSAGDFVSADAFRAWMRGQLEMARPHLAPDRPNLVVLTELNGLPLVLRGAAWTLRLKTFERVALALFLTRLPYALPLMLREGVSPIRALQLAGSEANVRLYLHTCRDLAREYGVYLCCGSVPMPRYSMVNGQPRREAGTLTNQTVLLAPDGTLIGTTDKIHLTPAEEAGGVDLTPGKLNELRVFPTPVGDLGVAISLDAFRADVIGRLEAQGCTVLLQPDANGAAWTSLEGLPPDPAQLRDQPVAWLESSWTVTTAGNSIRYAVNPMVVGNLLDLSFDGQSAITGRTVDAPEKRSYVMTEPRPGFLALAPWVADGPDDLLRTIGRQLAAHSGHVRENAYRTDVLHADLTLPPSTVSPSPRLPHENALETILNEPGRPHRPFSAGVWLVAALGLGLMATALRRRR; from the coding sequence ATGCCTGCCTCAACCCAGCTGCGCCAGTTTCGCGCCGTCGCCGTGCAGCCCAAATGGAGTGCCGGGGACTTCGTCAGCGCCGACGCCTTCCGGGCCTGGATGCGCGGACAACTGGAGATGGCCCGGCCTCACCTCGCTCCCGACCGGCCCAATCTGGTGGTCCTGACCGAGCTCAACGGTCTGCCGCTGGTGCTGCGCGGGGCGGCCTGGACGCTGCGCCTGAAGACCTTCGAGCGGGTGGCGCTGGCCCTATTCCTGACCCGCCTGCCCTACGCTCTGCCGCTCATGCTGCGCGAGGGGGTCTCTCCCATCCGCGCCCTGCAACTGGCGGGGAGTGAGGCTAATGTCCGTCTGTACCTGCACACCTGCCGCGACTTGGCGCGCGAGTACGGCGTCTACCTGTGCTGCGGTTCCGTGCCCATGCCGCGCTACAGCATGGTAAACGGCCAGCCCCGGCGCGAGGCGGGCACGCTGACCAATCAGACAGTGCTGCTGGCCCCCGACGGCACCCTGATCGGGACTACCGACAAGATTCACCTGACCCCCGCCGAGGAAGCTGGCGGCGTTGACCTGACGCCAGGCAAACTGAACGAGCTGCGGGTCTTCCCGACGCCAGTGGGCGATCTGGGCGTCGCCATCAGCCTGGACGCCTTCCGCGCCGACGTGATCGGGCGGCTGGAGGCGCAGGGCTGCACCGTGCTGCTGCAACCCGATGCCAATGGCGCGGCCTGGACCTCCCTGGAGGGGCTTCCGCCAGACCCTGCCCAGCTGCGCGATCAGCCGGTGGCGTGGCTGGAATCGAGCTGGACCGTCACCACTGCTGGGAACAGCATTCGCTACGCCGTCAACCCAATGGTGGTGGGCAATCTGCTGGACCTGAGTTTTGATGGCCAGAGCGCCATCACTGGCCGCACGGTAGACGCCCCTGAGAAACGCAGTTATGTGATGACCGAACCGCGCCCCGGCTTCCTGGCGCTGGCTCCCTGGGTGGCAGACGGTCCCGACGATCTCCTGCGGACCATTGGCCGCCAGCTTGCTGCCCACAGCGGCCACGTCCGCGAAAACGCCTACCGCACGGACGTTCTGCATGCCGATCTGACGCTGCCGCCCAGCACTGTCTCGCCCTCTCCCCGACTCCCACACGAGAACGCGCTGGAGACCATCCTGAATGAACCGGGCAGGCCACACCGCCCTTTCTCGGCAGGGGTGTGGCTGGTTGCGGCGCTGGGACTGGGTCTCATGGCTACCGCGCTGCGGCGCAGGCGTTGA
- a CDS encoding tetratricopeptide repeat protein: MKRYLPLLLAVCFTALAVPVPFQAWSDARSLPSEASLATKLPSFAACEAGDFDRSKIAPDVLAGYDNLTKIVSTLKADDPLRATMDKTLTQMRATLTKTAPASTPTMPASVTEALKNARAWLEKNEPKGWQAFSSSADARDARKASQAALAAATLGKPNAALAALLAAHQLDPQNPQHLVNLGGVLETLALPGEALVVLDAAARLTKNDVGALGWSNMATLNANRGVALADLHRWNEAEAALASALKAGPMLAEARLGLARVLTCQGKTAQAAKFARAGQRRTPVAQATNPASDVVETAVPPGELGGATSGGQNASAQLPPSLTFDLSRGQDFTLPNLKLPQTLKDAVVLLDKYQKLHDDLHARWETIRKRSEEVDAQLRRRPAASPIIEARRRALWQARLHVRDEPTVKRLYEAQNKSDLEVNKVDTDFSHCSGGCIADEFIRKARTSEELDALCNAAMTTQHDKWRSAMHSHAQNLGTYLKAAYKLETALAANYSDPLLHEQASLDAEFLVVTEFMGYVTEALHWAHDIKVFACYESSTTNTSDPIAGELVMPRTDPCKAVYDGMSLSFSVSVVGFSISCDTMSVSAATPGWIGAFGSFSQSFGNKEYTVTVGIQEGVSVGVGSVSAGATSQQGAYVSWGSDGITDAGVSITTGASVGATHGSVGGSKDVITDVTGALSGKWSFIASPGGVK, encoded by the coding sequence ATGAAGCGATACCTGCCCCTTCTCCTGGCCGTGTGTTTCACCGCCCTCGCCGTGCCGGTCCCGTTTCAGGCCTGGAGCGACGCGCGATCCTTGCCATCTGAAGCGAGTCTCGCGACAAAGCTGCCGAGTTTCGCCGCGTGCGAGGCGGGCGACTTCGATCGCTCGAAGATTGCGCCAGACGTCCTCGCCGGCTACGACAACTTGACGAAGATCGTCTCGACGTTGAAGGCCGACGATCCCCTGCGCGCCACCATGGACAAGACCCTCACGCAGATGCGCGCGACCTTGACGAAGACGGCGCCCGCCTCGACCCCCACGATGCCCGCGAGCGTGACCGAAGCGCTGAAGAACGCGCGGGCGTGGCTGGAAAAGAACGAGCCCAAAGGCTGGCAGGCCTTCTCGAGCAGCGCCGACGCCAGGGATGCCAGGAAAGCCTCCCAGGCCGCTCTCGCCGCCGCCACCCTCGGCAAGCCCAACGCCGCCCTCGCCGCCCTCCTCGCCGCCCACCAGCTCGATCCGCAGAACCCTCAGCACCTCGTGAATCTCGGCGGCGTCCTTGAAACCCTCGCCCTACCCGGCGAGGCTCTCGTCGTCCTCGACGCGGCCGCCAGGTTGACGAAAAACGACGTGGGAGCCCTCGGCTGGTCGAACATGGCCACCCTGAATGCCAATCGCGGCGTCGCCCTCGCCGACTTGCACCGCTGGAACGAAGCCGAAGCGGCCCTCGCGAGCGCCTTGAAAGCCGGCCCGATGCTCGCCGAGGCGCGACTGGGTCTCGCGCGGGTGTTGACGTGTCAAGGCAAGACCGCACAGGCCGCGAAGTTTGCACGTGCCGGACAGCGCCGCACGCCCGTTGCGCAGGCGACGAACCCTGCTTCCGACGTTGTGGAAACGGCCGTGCCGCCGGGCGAGCTCGGCGGAGCGACGTCCGGCGGCCAGAACGCTTCGGCCCAGTTGCCTCCCTCGTTGACCTTCGATCTTTCGCGCGGGCAGGACTTCACGCTCCCGAACCTCAAGTTGCCCCAGACACTCAAGGACGCGGTCGTGCTACTCGACAAGTACCAGAAGTTGCATGACGACCTGCACGCCCGCTGGGAGACCATTCGCAAGCGCAGCGAGGAAGTCGACGCGCAACTTCGCCGTCGACCCGCGGCGTCCCCGATCATTGAGGCGCGCCGCCGGGCGCTTTGGCAAGCTCGCCTGCACGTCAGGGACGAGCCGACCGTGAAACGTCTCTACGAGGCGCAAAACAAGTCGGACCTGGAAGTCAACAAGGTTGACACGGACTTCTCGCACTGCTCGGGCGGCTGTATCGCCGACGAGTTCATCAGGAAGGCGCGGACCTCCGAAGAGCTCGACGCGCTGTGCAATGCCGCGATGACCACGCAACACGACAAGTGGCGCAGCGCGATGCACAGCCACGCGCAGAACCTCGGCACTTACCTGAAGGCGGCGTACAAACTCGAGACGGCCCTGGCGGCAAACTACAGCGATCCTCTTTTGCACGAGCAGGCGTCCCTCGACGCCGAGTTCCTCGTCGTGACCGAGTTCATGGGGTACGTGACCGAAGCGCTGCACTGGGCGCACGACATCAAGGTCTTCGCGTGCTACGAGAGCTCCACGACGAACACGAGCGACCCGATCGCGGGCGAGCTCGTGATGCCCCGCACGGACCCTTGCAAGGCCGTGTACGACGGAATGAGCCTCTCGTTCTCGGTGAGCGTCGTCGGCTTCTCGATCTCGTGCGACACCATGAGCGTCTCGGCAGCCACGCCCGGCTGGATCGGCGCGTTCGGCTCGTTCTCGCAAAGCTTCGGCAACAAGGAGTACACCGTCACGGTCGGTATCCAGGAAGGGGTCAGCGTCGGTGTCGGAAGCGTCTCGGCGGGCGCGACGTCGCAGCAAGGCGCGTACGTGTCCTGGGGCAGCGACGGCATCACGGACGCGGGCGTCTCCATCACCACGGGCGCGTCCGTCGGCGCGACACACGGCTCGGTCGGCGGGTCCAAGGACGTCATTACGGATGTTACGGGCGCGTTGAGCGGCAAGTGGAGCTTTATCGCCAGTCCCGGCGGCGTGAAGTGA
- a CDS encoding TolB family protein — MLMRLLSLLVVLLLSTASAATAPLVATLSGDLWSWTSSQGWTQLTHWGHNGPPVLSPDGHRVAYASVTEGAVRTRGAQGDLTWSPTNIWLLDLATRKATRLTTQPPRERGDEGLIRSTPAWSPDGSFLAWTQKDTSKVELKHTLALYSVSNGAVQVTATDALADIGKNVGSEVLWTSAGLVVRSPVERIPGAYLRNPSQAMGAGFPVDMGVSVLDPAGRVVRRMVVANDLGGGHPIRRGTAVYLTVFGEAHLFNLTGGANVYRLDLMAPEPTPERLVAVRAPKGLSVRFVIREMGLYCQVIGAGQVVRHWPCGGVSTGSPDIYHEDFDGALTIALSPDGRQAAYLRDSALFVHDGRTERRILDLKGRTVSGLVWGPVEFRLP, encoded by the coding sequence ATGCTGATGCGCTTACTCTCCCTGCTCGTGGTTCTGCTGCTCTCCACCGCTTCCGCGGCCACAGCTCCTCTGGTCGCCACCCTCTCAGGCGACCTGTGGTCCTGGACCTCCTCGCAGGGCTGGACCCAGCTCACCCACTGGGGCCACAACGGTCCACCGGTCCTGTCCCCCGACGGCCACAGGGTCGCCTACGCCTCGGTCACGGAGGGCGCCGTGCGGACCCGGGGGGCCCAGGGTGATCTGACCTGGAGCCCGACGAACATCTGGCTGCTCGACCTCGCCACGCGGAAGGCCACCCGCCTGACCACCCAGCCTCCCAGGGAACGTGGAGACGAGGGGCTGATCCGCTCCACCCCAGCCTGGTCGCCGGACGGCAGCTTCCTCGCCTGGACGCAGAAGGACACCAGCAAGGTGGAACTCAAACACACCCTCGCGCTGTATTCCGTCTCGAACGGTGCGGTACAGGTCACGGCCACGGACGCCCTCGCCGACATCGGTAAAAACGTCGGGTCCGAGGTGCTCTGGACTTCAGCCGGGCTCGTGGTCCGCAGTCCGGTTGAACGCATCCCCGGGGCGTACCTGCGCAATCCCTCGCAGGCGATGGGTGCGGGATTTCCCGTCGATATGGGTGTCTCCGTGCTTGACCCCGCGGGCCGCGTGGTGCGCCGCATGGTCGTCGCCAACGACCTTGGTGGCGGACACCCCATCCGCAGGGGCACGGCGGTTTACCTGACCGTCTTCGGCGAAGCCCACCTGTTCAACCTCACCGGGGGAGCCAACGTCTATCGTCTGGACCTGATGGCGCCCGAGCCCACGCCCGAGCGGCTGGTCGCCGTCCGGGCGCCGAAGGGGCTCTCGGTGCGCTTCGTCATCCGTGAAATGGGGCTGTACTGCCAGGTGATCGGCGCGGGCCAGGTGGTCCGCCATTGGCCCTGTGGGGGAGTCAGCACTGGCAGCCCCGACATCTACCATGAGGATTTCGACGGGGCGCTGACCATCGCCCTGTCACCGGACGGGAGGCAGGCCGCCTACCTCCGGGACAGTGCTCTCTTCGTGCACGACGGTCGCACAGAGCGCCGAATCCTGGATTTGAAGGGGCGCACCGTCTCCGGTCTCGTCTGGGGCCCGGTCGAGTTCCGGCTGCCCTGA